From the Mahella australiensis 50-1 BON genome, the window AAGGCGCTGCAGAGAATAACCATGAGTTAATCCGGAGGGTTATCCCAAAAGGTCATAGTTTTGACATGTATAAGCAAGAAAACATCACCCTTATGATGAATCATATCAATTCATATGGCAGAAGGAAGCTAAACGACCAGTCACCGTACTCGGTATTCAGCTTCCTTCATGGAACTGATGCCCCCAAGAAGTTAGATGCGGACTATATCTTACCAGACGATATTATCCTAAATCCTACACTTCTGGGAGCATAAAACTAAATGGGCAGGTATCGCTGTTAGGTATTACAAATGCCGTTATATAGGGCTCTGTATAGGGTGGAATTTACTTTTATAAAAAAAGCGGTTATTTTTCACCTTCTATTTCCTATACCCAAAAAACGGATAAAACCTGCTCGTTTCACTAATAATTATATCAAATCTACCACAAAATAGTAGAATTAAATGATTCTCATTTCAAAAAAATTACCCTGACCCCTATGCTAGTGGAAGTTAATCCTACAAAGTGGACGTTACTTTTTCATTTCACCCTAAAATGCCCAGTACCGTTAATTAATATCCGTTTCATGAAAATATTTACCCGCGGAGACTCGCTACTTGAGTTGCGAGAGGAGCGGGTTCCTCCTTTCTTTGTCGTATTGCCAACCAGAGTTTCTCTGCAGAACTTGCATATATTTCCATGATACCCCTTGACAGAGACAATTGCCCGTACTGTCTTTGATGTCGAAGTACCCACTTGATCTTACAGCAACGCGTCCTGTAAAGTTACCCTGATATTTGCCATTTGGTATGTTAGCTTTAACTATATCTCCTGTTTGGAACCCAAAGTACTGCTTCCGGTTTTTACGGTAGCCCTTTGGGAAACCGTATTTGTCTGTCCTGCACATCTGCCTAGTGCCTCTTCCTATGGCTGACCATATTGAAACATATTCTGTTGAAATTGTTATTTCATCAGATGTGCTGGCGCCGACACAGCATGCATCATAATAATGCGTTTTAGGCAGTTTGTGCGCTAGTCGCTGTTTCTTTGTCATGGCACCCGTGCCGCATTCAACCGGCAAACCAAACTTTTTCAGATTGTCGTACAATGCCCATCTGGTTGCATTCATCATTGCAGCGTCTTTAAGCGGTTGTTTAGCTTGTTTTTGTATCTCTGGATAGCCGAATTCTTCTGCTGTCATATTACCTTTCTTTTGGTTACATTTATGACAGGCTATTGTTAAATTGCTTATCCTGTCAGTGCCGCCTCGGGATTTAGGGATTATATGCTCTACTTCCAGCGGTACATTCTCTTTGCCGCAGTAAGCACATTTACGCCCCCATTTCTCAAGCAGATACTCTTTAACCTCATAGCCAAACAATTCTCCATGCTGGTACTCCACATCGTTGATGTCCGGGTTTTGCATTAACTGCGTATCAAACTTAACATGCTCTGTGCTGATTGCTGTTATAGGCAACAACTTACACAGTTTTGTTACGCAGTTAATCGTCTGATTAACTCTGGCCTGTAACGACGGAGGTAAACGCTTTTCACGATACCCGTTATCAACATAGTTCCTTGCTTTTTGGCACGGCCTGCAATATCGGCTGCCATGTTTTGCGTTTTTACCACATGCAACGCATTTCGCAGGATGCCTGTTGTTAAAACGTGCCTGCCTGTATCTTGTCTTGCGATTACGTCTGCTGCTTCTCAACGCACGTCTGTCTTTAAGTTTTTTCTTAATATTGGATTTATGATGTATTTCTCCTAACCATATGGCCTTAGTATCATCTGCCAAAACAGCTGCACCTGTCGCTTTGCTGCCAGGGTCAAGTTTCAATCTTAAGGATTGCAACTGACTTTCTTCTTCCGTCCTGTCTTTAAGCCGTATTGTAAACGGTTCTTTTTTGTGGACAACTGCTCTGCTGCGTTCAAGCAATAATCTCGCTCTTTTCTCTGAACATGGCATTAACGGCTTCTTGTGTTTATCTAGTACAAATACCATAATTTTCTCCTTTCGGAGCCCCTTACGGGGCTAGTAACGCTGCCTTCCGGCAATCTCTCCGCGCCAATGTTATATAAGCTTTTTGCGCTTAGCACACTGCCCATACCCTCGGAACTGTTTAATGCTGAGCGATAGATCTACGGACTGGAGAAGCATCCATAGGTATCATGACTTATATAACGTAGTCAGTTAAGACTTAGGCTGGTCAACCAGGCTCTTTTACAAGCCTACCTCTTTAGAGGTGGGTAGTTGACATTCAACTTTAACGGTATCTTTAGGCACATACAGCTTAATCTGAGGACTTAACGAACTAACGTATAATGTTTCCTCAGGTTTAAGCGAAAGCTTTTCTGCCAGCGGCTTATACTCTGGATTATCAGTATTATTCTTAACAATTGCATATGTTTCCCCATTAACTTCATACCTGAAAAGCCTATCGGGTTTATATTTCACTCCATTGATATTAATTGCCTTCGACTTACCCTTAACTACGAAATACTTGTATTGATACACCATTCTTGGTTGGCTATTATTTTCTACAAGATAGACCTTTTGAGCATCGAGTTTGTCCAGCAGATATTGATCCGCCCCGGTTTCTTTATATACATAATAATAAGGGTGCTCACCGATAAAACCATACCCGATCCCAAATACAGCTGTCCCTTTGCCTGATATCTCGTTTCCCAGTTCCATGGATTTAATATTAGCTACCTTGATTTCTACTGTTTGAATTTCGCAGTTAGCTACAGGCAATGTCAGTTGATAAATCAGAATAGCCCCCGAAATTATTGTAATCACTATTATAATTGTGGCCATAACCAAGAAATCGTTTCTCATAAAGCTTTCTCCTTTCTTTTTTTTGAAAAATAAGGAGGTAAGATTTCGCTCTTACCTCCTATATTCTATCACTTTGCGGCAGCGCCTGCAAAAAAGGGTAATAAAGACAGCAATTGCAACATTATTGCTGTCTCCAGACCCAGCGAAGGCGCCAATTACCGTCGGCAGAACGGTTTACCCATGCTTGGCTGGGATAAATCTCAAACTCTTTGCCCTGCCGGCCGGCAAGAACAAGATATCTTTTCTCATCTTCGGCAAGCACATCAAGCACAAACCAGCCGTCAACAACAGCTAATCCGCGACGGTATACACGAGCTAACCAAACAGGCGGAATAGTAACAGTAATAATTGTTTTTTTCTGTGTTACGGCCATACCGCATATGTCCGGCTTACCAATACGGATCCGGTCAGTGTTGCCAGGCCATTCTTGACGTTTGTATGCACACTTTCCCAGTGTTATATGTGCCAGTGTTGTTGCCTTTTCTACAGTACGCTCAAATATCGGCGTATCGAGCGGATCACAATTGTATTTATTACTCGCTCGTTGCCACAACTTTTTCATTCTTTTGTCAAACGCCGGGCGTAGCGCAGGCGGCAGTGTTGCCCGGTCTTTTTGTTTCCATGCCTCAAGTATTGCAAGGCAGCGTGGAAGCTTACCGCCAAGGGCTACAAGAGCACGCTCGGTTATCAGATCGGGATGGTCGTGCAGCACTAACGCCCCGCTTTCTGTCAGGGTTATGGTATGCATGTGCCCGCTGCACCGTACCCGGCATTGCACTTCTTCCATTGTTTTTACTCCCCTTCCTTTTTAACTGTTACTATGCTATTTCCCCTCGAAACCCAGCGAAGGTGCCAATCACCGTCGGCAGAACGGGTAATAACGGCCGGCCATAAGTTAACTTCAAACCCACGGCCTTGTCGTCCTGCTAAGACAGTAAACCCCTTCTCATCTTCGGCAAGCACATCAAGCACAAACCAGCCGTCAACAACAGCTAACCCGCGACGGTATACGCGGGTAAACCACGAAATGGGAACAGTAGCGCTGACGTATGAATTTGTGCCTGTCCACTTGCCATTTTCACTCCGTACCTGTTCGGAACCGCCACATATATGCGGTTCCCCGACCCGGGCACAGGCAATGTGGTTACCCCCTGCCCAGCGGCTTTGAGACCGCCGGTATGCGCATTTTTGCAGTAGATCCTCTGCTATCTTTTTAACCCGTTCTTCCGCACGTGTGCGGAATGAAACAGACAAAGGATCTGTAAATGTGTTCCTCATCACCCGTTCTTTTGTCTTTTTCTGGGCTTCGTTAAGCGCCGGGTGTAGTACAGGCGGCAGTGGTGCCCGGTCTTTTTGTTTCCACGCCTCAAGTATTGCAAGGCAGCGTGGAAGCTTACCGCCAAGGGCTACAAGAGCACGCTCGGTTATCAGATCGGGATGGTCGTGCAGCATTAACGCCCCGCTTTCTGTCAATGTTACAGTATGCATGTGCCCGCTGCACCGTACCCGGCATCGCACTTCTTCCATCTTTCATTTCTCCTTTCTTTTTTTAGAGAAATAAAAAGGCAGCACAAACACAACTGGCTTGTACTGCCTTTTAGTCTCAAGCTCACCTTTAATTTTTACCGCCGCAATATAGGCATATTCACACCTTTGCTGACAATTAGGCTATTTTAATAGTCTTTGCCCAGGCCGGTGCTTCTTGGTCGCTCATCATGCCAACTATTACTTTGGCTTTTTGTGGCGGTATGCCGGGCCATGGTGTATAGCCGTCAGTAAGTACTATTACAACCTGCGGTCGCGGTTTAAGCTTTAATGCCGCTTCTATTCCGCTGCCCATATTTGTACCGCCTCCGCCTACCAAGTTCACCTGCTTTACGTTAAATACTTTTTTGCACGTGTGAACACTGGCATCTGTGGCTAGTACAGTGACTCCACGGGACCCGCAGCTTTTGAGTACTCCTGATACCTCGGCTAACGCTTTGGTTAGCATATCGTTTGATATACTGCCCGATGTATCCACCACTATAGCCACCTCGGGTATTGGTTGGCATAGCGACGGGAGTATTATTTTGTTATCACGAAACTGCCCTTGCCGCCTGTTTGGCCTGTTGTAACTGTAGTCTACAGTACCGCTTACCTGTGCTACAGCGTTTCGTACAACAGATGCCATCTCACGCCTCCAGTCTACCTTAGGCTGTAGTTTGGCATTTGCCCAGCGTACCAAGTGCGCCGGTATGTTGCCACAACTTTTTGATGCATGGATTATTTGCACAGCGGTATCCCGGCGTATAAGCTCCGCTTCGGCTTGATTTATACCATTGCTCGAGTCAGGAGGATCGTCTTCCCATGACTCCTGCTGACCTGTTGCGCATGAACCGCATCGGCCGGCACAAGGCGCCGGTGTTTGCATTCCGGTCTTGTTCTCATCAGCCGGGTTGTCGCACACACCAGCTCGCAGCAATGAGA encodes:
- a CDS encoding VWA domain-containing protein, producing the protein MPMPEDLQAARLRLVEERPYLASAALALHPVEKPGLETMAVDQYWRLYYDPVVVEHWTAEEMSGVLYHEICHLIRDHASRMKNLDHTIANIATDAEINDDLIHEGVKLPENPVTPASIRQPDNLLAEEYYAALEAKAEHISLLRAGVCDNPADENKTGMQTPAPCAGRCGSCATGQQESWEDDPPDSSNGINQAEAELIRRDTAVQIIHASKSCGNIPAHLVRWANAKLQPKVDWRREMASVVRNAVAQVSGTVDYSYNRPNRRQGQFRDNKIILPSLCQPIPEVAIVVDTSGSISNDMLTKALAEVSGVLKSCGSRGVTVLATDASVHTCKKVFNVKQVNLVGGGGTNMGSGIEAALKLKPRPQVVIVLTDGYTPWPGIPPQKAKVIVGMMSDQEAPAWAKTIKIA
- the iscB gene encoding RNA-guided endonuclease IscB, which encodes MVFVLDKHKKPLMPCSEKRARLLLERSRAVVHKKEPFTIRLKDRTEEESQLQSLRLKLDPGSKATGAAVLADDTKAIWLGEIHHKSNIKKKLKDRRALRSSRRNRKTRYRQARFNNRHPAKCVACGKNAKHGSRYCRPCQKARNYVDNGYREKRLPPSLQARVNQTINCVTKLCKLLPITAISTEHVKFDTQLMQNPDINDVEYQHGELFGYEVKEYLLEKWGRKCAYCGKENVPLEVEHIIPKSRGGTDRISNLTIACHKCNQKKGNMTAEEFGYPEIQKQAKQPLKDAAMMNATRWALYDNLKKFGLPVECGTGAMTKKQRLAHKLPKTHYYDACCVGASTSDEITISTEYVSIWSAIGRGTRQMCRTDKYGFPKGYRKNRKQYFGFQTGDIVKANIPNGKYQGNFTGRVAVRSSGYFDIKDSTGNCLCQGVSWKYMQVLQRNSGWQYDKERRNPLLSQLK